The bacterium genome includes the window GCATTTAAGGTACTTAGGTTTTAACTCAATAATCGCTTCTAGGGCAGAGTAGCCGGTTCCGGTGTCATCAATAGCAAAAGAAAAGCCTTGTTTCATATAATACTGAGTTGCAGCAGCAAAGGTTGCATAGTTCTCTATGGCATCGCGTTCATTGATTTCAAAAACGAATTGATCTGGCTTTTTATTTAAACTTTTTAAAAAGCTATTCATTTTTTTACCTTTAAACTCAGGGTCATAGATGGTCGTTGGCATGATATTGATAAAAACTTTATAAGGGTCAGGGATATTTTGCGCCGCTTCTATCGCCTTGAGCCGACATATCCTATCCAATTCAAACAACAAACCCACTTCTTTGGCCATAGAAAACAGGGCATGTGGACTTTCTAAGTTGGTTCCTTTAGGCCCTCGGCTTAAAGCTTCAAATCCCATAGGTTTATTGCTCTTAAAGTCCATAATAGGGTGAAAAACGGTACTTAAGTTTTGACTGATGATGATATCTTGTATGCGCTCTCGGTATTTAACTTTAATGGCAGGTAAAGAAGCCCGGGTCATGTTTTTGACATCTTCAACCATGCGCAAAATGGTCCTTCGAGGATGAGTTAGCTCATTGTACAAAGTTAGAGAACTCCCCGTGAGGATTTTAGGTATTCTTTTCATATAGGGTTGTAAAATGGGCATAAACTTTGAACTGCATTGAAAACGAATATATTTAGATAGTTGTTTGATTTGGTATCGACTCAAGTATGGGTCATCGCTAAGACTTTCATGAAAAAAAAATAAAAAAGAAGGATGTCCAACATCTGAGAAACAAACGCTTGTATTTTTTGGGTATAGATGGCCTCTTTGCTTTTTTATAAAGTGACATAATTTATGCAAAACTTGGGTATAGGACTCGTAGCCATTCTCATGTTCAATGATATCCAAGTCATTTAAAATCAAAATCATGAGTCCCAGAGATTTATTATCCTTCAACTTTTTTTCTAGTTTGGGTAAGATTTCAAAGTGATTGGGTAAGGCTTCAGTGAATTGAGAAGGCATCTGTTCCAGTATAGCATTAAATGACCAAGAAAAAGAAGGACAAAAGCAGATTATATTCATTTAAATATGTTTTATGTATCGTTTTTGAGAGTCTATGTTTTTTTAATTGTTTCTGGAGAGTGTTTAAATCTTATTGTTGTAAGAAAGAGAGAAGGATAGGCATAAAAATAACAATAAAAGTAACTGGAAATATACAAATCATTAGAGGTGCAAGAAGTTTTACGGGTATTTTTTGAATTTGTTGCTCTGCATACAAAAAATGTTGATTTTCAACATCTTTTGCAAAAGATTGTATGCTGGTAATGATGGGGGTACCATATTGAATTGACTCAATAACAATATTACAAAATGTTTGAACAAGTTTACTGGGGTATTTAAGGTTTATTTTTTTTACAACAGTATCTAATGCAGGAATGGTATTAGAGTAGTGGGCAAAGTCTGTAAGCATTTTTTTTAAAGGGCCTTGCTCTAGACATAAGCTTATTTTTTCTATGGATTGATAAATACTCATTCCAGTTTGAAGTTGGCTTTGCAGCAAGTTAAGAAAAAAAGGAAAATCTAGATCTATAGTTTCTAGGGTTTGGATCTGCTTGCGACGTAGCCATATAATGTATGTCAATAAAAGTATAATTGGCCATACAATAATAAATATTGCATTCATAGAGAAAATATAGAAAAAAAATAAACTTAATAACAGGTAAGTTAAAAGCAATTGTTTCAATAACTTAAAATGCTCTGCTGCGGATAGCTTTATGAGTAAAAATTGATTGATGAGCTTAATGGTTAATATCTGATGTTTATTCAGCCGCAATAACAGTTTATTCCACAAAAACACAAACAACCATAAACAAGTGATGTATATAAAGAATATCATTGTATATAGTCCTTATTTACAAGCGCTGTAATCCAATAAGCACC containing:
- a CDS encoding EAL domain-containing protein, translating into MNIICFCPSFSWSFNAILEQMPSQFTEALPNHFEILPKLEKKLKDNKSLGLMILILNDLDIIEHENGYESYTQVLHKLCHFIKKQRGHLYPKNTSVCFSDVGHPSFLFFFHESLSDDPYLSRYQIKQLSKYIRFQCSSKFMPILQPYMKRIPKILTGSSLTLYNELTHPRRTILRMVEDVKNMTRASLPAIKVKYRERIQDIIISQNLSTVFHPIMDFKSNKPMGFEALSRGPKGTNLESPHALFSMAKEVGLLFELDRICRLKAIEAAQNIPDPYKVFINIMPTTIYDPEFKGKKMNSFLKSLNKKPDQFVFEINERDAIENYATFAAATQYYMKQGFSFAIDDTGTGYSALEAIIELKPKYLKCDISMVNGIHKNKVKQEMLKMLSLLAKKINAKIIAEGIEQTQDFELLKNMGLILGQGFLFSTPKECNALMIEA
- a CDS encoding type II secretion system F family protein → MIFFIYITCLWLFVFLWNKLLLRLNKHQILTIKLINQFLLIKLSAAEHFKLLKQLLLTYLLLSLFFFYIFSMNAIFIIVWPIILLLTYIIWLRRKQIQTLETIDLDFPFFLNLLQSQLQTGMSIYQSIEKISLCLEQGPLKKMLTDFAHYSNTIPALDTVVKKINLKYPSKLVQTFCNIVIESIQYGTPIITSIQSFAKDVENQHFLYAEQQIQKIPVKLLAPLMICIFPVTFIVIFMPILLSFLQQ